A region from the Branchiostoma floridae strain S238N-H82 chromosome 9, Bfl_VNyyK, whole genome shotgun sequence genome encodes:
- the LOC118423591 gene encoding E3 ubiquitin-protein ligase BRE1A-like, giving the protein MADGTGLWFFSTSDDRVVTYTDRNSKLLPVKRVRPGTVSETVHIQFTNSTSKTAYLDSYLTPPDSEWSELEGIEGGTRSFCQRFNEKFDELVRAHDFESDKEGEDKEHEEDEDEDEEESATGSVEEEVAGQVHSSPVDNAVKTGPLVDFYSIVHRMREIHPDLHTVKRPDQPLRRRLKTWCTQIEDIVGKPKKHVSDNLCVHKTVSTMSKRCFQQAQAIMVKWNNKTLRDQCSTDLTQYVFQGLQGFEEAIMFELLSGFNHESSFYEFKRRCEEVRHNRRDQTENIQKPAEGHAANVLDDAKELEAALAAKEEEIKNLIREHEKEKGDHQHAMAEKEKQMQELMKKHAEAMASHRENQTMDSQKDESRVHELEKQVALLQRQKEQLKKNASDLQERNTELEKKLSLLQAERSKAETNLKDSQKDESRVHELEKQVALLQGQKEQLKKNASDLQERNTELEKKLSLPQAERSKAETNLKRPSSEDPVPASKKRKTVSNWEGGELKAGQLVAVVYSEPQRCFYVGKVLALQTREDEGEEEEVKIQFFKPAKKFMVKEGQPEWVHKKFVLDTNVHISTAGHKLLPLTKSEQLRLKKKEEEYWSLVV; this is encoded by the exons TTCACAAATTCCACTTCGAAAACTGCCTACCTGGACAGTTATCTGACACCGCCTGATTCAGAGTGGTCGGAACTAGAGGGAATAGAAGGCGGCACTCGTTCATTCTGCCAGAGATTCAATGAGAAGTTTGACGAACTAGTGCGCGCTCATGACTTCGAAAGCGATAAA GAGGGAGAAGATAAGGAACATGAGGAagatgaggatgaagatgaggaaGAAAGTGCTACCGGTAGTGTTGAGGAAGAAGTGGCTGGTCAGGTCCACAGTAGTCCTGTGGACAATGCTGTAAAAACCGGGCCTCTAGTGGACTTTTACAGCATTGTCCACAGGATGCGGGAGATCCATCCGGATCTCCACACAGTGAAGAGGCCTGACCAGCCTCTTCGAAGAAGACTCAAGACATGGTGCACTCAAATCGAAGACATTGTCGGCAAGCCG AAAAAACATGTATCCGACAACTTGTGTGTTCACAAAACCGTCTCGACGATGTCGAAACGTTGTTTCCAACAAGCACAAGCCATTATGGTCAAGTGGAACAACAAGACACTCCGAGACCAGTGTTCCACTGACCTAACTCAGTACGTTTTCCAAGGTCTTCAAGGATTTGAAGAAGCCATCATGTTCGAACTGCTGTCAGGCTTCAATCATGAGTCCTCCTTCTACGAATTCAAAAGGAGGTGTGAGGAGGTTAGG CACAATAGGAGGGACCAGACTGAGAACATACAG AAGCCTGCAGAGGGACATGCTGCCAATGTCCTTGATGATGCCAAGGAACTGGAAGCTGCCCTGGCAGCAAAAGAGGAAGAGATCAAG AATCTTATAAGAGAACATGAGAAAGAGAAAGGGGATCATCAGCATGCCATGGCAGAAAAGGAAAAACAGATGCAG GAGCTGATGAAGAAACATGCTGAAGCGATGGCTAGTCACAGGGAAAATCAAACCATG GATTCTCAGAAGGATGAATCCAGGGTTCATGAGCTGGAAAAGCAGGTAGCCTTGCTTCAGAGACAAAAGGAACAACTGAAGAAAAATGCAAGTGATCTTCAGGAGAGAAACACAGAACTGGAGAAGAAGCTGAGCCTCCTTCAAGCAGAGCGAAGCAAGGCTGAGACAAATCTTAAA GATTCTCAGAAGGATGAATCCAGGGTTCATGAGCTGGAAAAGCAGGTAGCCTTGCTTCAGGGACAAAAGGAACAACTGAAGAAAAATGCAAGTGATCTTCAGGAGAGAAACACAGAACTGGAGAAGAAGCTGAGCCTCCCTCAAGCAGAGCGAAGCAAGGCTGAGACAAATCTTAAA CGACCATCATCAGAAGACCCTGTACCTGCCTCCAAAAAGAGAAAAACT GTATCTAACTGGGAGGGGGGAGAATTGAAAGCAGGGCAGCTGGTGGCGGTAGTCTACAGCGAACCCCAGCGATGCTTCTATGTGGGGAAAGTGCTTGCACTGCAGACCAGGGAGGAcgagggggaggaggaggaagtgAAGATCCAGTTCTTCAAACCTGCAAAGAAGTTCATGGTGAAGGAAGGGCAACCGGAGTGGGTGCACAAGAAGTTTGTGCTCGACACTAATGTTCATATATCAACAGCTGGGCACAAACTCCTCCCCCTCACCAAAAGTGAGCAGTTGCGTTTGAAGAAGAAGGAAGAGGAGTACTGGTCCCTTGTAGTTTAG